The sequence TAGTATAAATACTATTTTCTGCCCTTGATTTGTATAGCACAAGGAGTAATTTTGCTTGTATTTTTCCCcagaacatttttatttaatatttGATTGTTTTCTAAATGTACAATTTATTTTCTACTTTGGACTCAATTCAATCTGTAAAGCTGAAACGTAACAGATTCTGTGATATAAATGTAAAAGTACATTTCCAATACAGCCGTCACACTGTATGCAGGCAGCGTTTACTGTTAATATGTGCTGATGTTGTGATTTTACAATAAAGTCTTTTCATAGGTCATTACTGTATTCAGAAATAAAGTGACATTTTATTGGTGTTAACGTTTAAAATATACATTAATACTGTCTTGTATGTACAGAATGTGTTCATAGATCACATAGCCAATGTTATACCTACACTAATTTACCACAACATCATCATGTATTTAGATACAGTAATTAATAcatctgtcacggccgtttaaaggagtggaccaaggtgcagcgcgatTGGAATACATCTTTTAAttcaacgaagaacacttaacaaactaacaaaataacaaactaacaaacgaaccgtcacaggcaactaaacatggacaactacccaccaaaccaacatggaaaatggcaacctaaataggctccccaatcagagacaacgataaatagctgtctctgattgggaacccactcaggccaccataaacctacaacccctaggcaatacaaaatccccatagataacaaaaaaccctagacaatacaaaaactaaacaaaccaccccttgtcacaccctgacctaaccaaataataaagaaagcaaatataactaaagtcagggcgtgacaacatcaACATGCAATCATCCCAACAACCAATGACTTAGTCTTGAGTTACGTCAGAATGTGTGAGTGGTTCTCTGGGATTACAATCACATGAATCTGTTTCCTTTAAATAACTCACTACTGCACAACGAGTTAGGGCAATATTTCTGCTAGTGCCGCAGCTCTGTCCAAACTAGTTCAGAAAGATTGGCAACATAGTAGCAGGGTATTGTTTTCTCTTAGACAACATGTGACAGAGAGATAAACCCTCAGGTAAGCTATACCACTCATCTGAATAACATTCCGTATACTTACATACACATTGCTTTAAATGCAGAGTACATGTTAAAATAAAGACAATATATGTTTACAATTATAAACGACAATATGATTACATTTCAATTCCCCATCTACAGTGACTGAATATAACCAATCTGAAAATTCAGTAAATATGTTAATAAGAACTTTACATTAAGCTAGACTGGAGCTAACTAGCTTTAGATACATTTTTGCTAGTATTGAGTCAGATTTGCATACCAATGAGTTTAATAGTACTTTAAAATGTGTACATTAGATTTGCTTTTCTTCCTTTACAGGTATTTGATGATGTCGGTCCAGACTCTTAATCAGACATTCAGTTACCACTTGCAGATTGCCAGTTTTGACATCCCTACCCCATTGACCTACCCTGTGTTCATCATGGGTCTCCTGCTCTATCTGTTCTCTATTTTCTGTAACCTGACCATCATGCTGTTGATCATCACACAGCGGACTCTCCACAAGCCCATGTTTTACATCCTCTTCAGTCTCCCCCTGAATGACCTGCTAGGAATCAGCTCTATGCTACCCAGGGTGTTGTCAGACATCGTGATGCAGACTCACTCTGTGTACTACCCCACATGTGTTTTTCAAGCTTTTCTTTGCCACATGTACGGGGGTGCTGTGCTTTTTGTACTTGCAGCGATGTCAATTGATAGATATTTTGCCATTTGCAAACCACTGCAATACCCCTCGATCATGACACCTTTTACACTATGTGTCATTATATCAGCTGCTTGGGGCCTGGACATGGCCATGATATTGACCCTGTTTGCTCTTCAGTCCCGAGTTAAGAGGTGCAAGGCTTACATACTAAATATCTACTGTGACAACCCCTCTCTACTTCGCCTCTCATGTGGAGAAGATCTCACAACTAACAACATTTATGGTTTGGCTATGACAGCGGTTATGCAGATTATCAGTGTTGGTATTCAGCTATTTTCCTACATTAACATTCTTGTAATATGCATAATTAATCGACAATCTGACACCAAGAGCAAGGCTGTAAACACCTGTGTTGCTCAGCTAGTGACATTTCTCCTTTTTGAATTGACTTCCACCTTTGTAATACTGTCATATCGCTTTCAGAACATACCTCCTAATGCACAGAAACTGTGCGGTATGATGATCTACCTGCTCCTACCAATTATTAATCCAATTATATATGGGATGAAAACAAAGGACATCAGAACAGCATTTTTCATGGTCGTGAGGAAGAAAAAGATAGCGTTCAAGTGAACATTTCATGAATGTCAGCTCCACACTGGTTTCCTGTGTGTCTTAGGGCTCATGTGTATATCTCCGCTAATCAAATGGAAAATGAATCTGTTTTGGGGCAACATCGACATACTCTGCTGATGTAGTGTAGGCCGATCAATACCCTGTCATAGTAAAATACCGAACATCTGTTTAATACCTTTCTTCCTTGACTTGTTTTGAGAATACTATTCAATCGCATTGTGTAAACTGGACATGTTAGGCAGTGGCCTTTTTAAAGGTTTGTTTTACTCATATATTTTATGAGATATTTTAATCTATGCATAAAGTTGTTTCATATAAATTGATATATTGCAAGGTGACCTCAGCGTGGAAAATTCTGTCATGTGAATGAGTAGTCCTGCAATTTCCCAAGCCACCCAGACTGAACTACTTGGTGCTGTATTATATTGTTCAATCAGCCAATCAACCCTATGACATATTATCAATAAGTGTCATTAGGAATGTGAATGTGATTACAAATTATTAAATTGAAAATGACCTGCTTCAGTCTATGAAAGCCTCTTTTGTCATTGGACTCGAGCAGACTATGAGACAGCTGTATGTGTAATTGGTAATCTTACCCAGTCCCAATGATTTAACTAAGGCCTTTAGACGGCTTTATGGTTTACACAGTCCCAATGACGTAAAGGCCCAGTggagtcaaaaatgtgatttttctgtgttttatatatatttccacacttaatactatgaaattgtgaaaataagacaatgcccttttagtgtaagagctatttcaaaacatttcagcctgttttggtggaatGGCTTTTTGGTCACCAGGCAGTAAATtcgttaatagaccaataagaaatagTTCCAAacatctctgccaataacagctaataTTCCATTTTTCCCTCCCCACTAAGAAGActcagtcctagcaaaattcttgattgagaaattgctctttgcaatttttgtttctttttgaccattttaattgaaaacaaacacaacatggtatttaattgttacccatgtatgatttgatattgagataaaaacaactgcattggacctttaagtaaGGCATTTGGAAGGCCTTGTGGTTGTGTACTATTCGGTTAGGAGGTGTGACTGTTAGGGGGCAGGTGTGACTACAGCTGTACTCCACACCCGGAACTGCAGAACCATGGAAACCCAAGGAGACTTCCTTTTGTCTCTGTCACAGTTTACCTGTCTTCCGGGGCTGTATCTATAATCACCACAGAACTTTGAGCTTAGACAGTCTGAGCTTGGTCTACCGATATGCATACTGGTTTCACTCACATTGGGCtgttttaaagggatagttcagacAAACTTCAAGTGTACAGATAACTGGCTAGTATATAGATTATGAAAGTCAGCAACCGAAAACTGGCTTAGTTTACCTACTCACAACATATCATTATCATCATTGAATGCCAAACAATGGGAGGGGTAgcaccagtgcttgacttggactgaaataggttccggtactcattttgggtgccggtactgttaatatttaggtgcaggaactccacaatacttttgagctaatattctataaaagGAACAAGAGATCAAGCAGTAGACCATGTGTGGCACTAAcataaaactgcaaaaaatgttggAAAGAAAGGAACTTTATGTCCTgagtacaaagtgttatgtttggggacaATTCAACACTTCACTAAGTACCACTCTtcgtattttcaagcatggtggtggctgcatcatgtttagggtatgcttgtcatcagcaaggactaaggagtttttttatgataaaaataaactgattagagctaaacacaggcaaaatcctagaggaaaacctggttcagtctgctttccaacagacactgggaaattcacctttcagcaggacaataacctaaaacacaaggctaaatatAAACTGGAGCTGCTTACCAAGAGGACAATGAATGTtcatgagtggcctagttacagttttgacttaaatcgtcttgaaaatctatggcaagacatgaaaatggctgtctagcaaggatcaacaaccaacttaaaAAAGTTGGTTGAATTTAAAAAAGatgaatgggcaaatattgtacaatcctggTGTgtatagacttacccagaaaggtgccaaagcaataagacccaagggggtgtggtatatggccaatataccatggccaAAGCTTGTTCTTAGGCatgtgcctggacacagcccttagctgtggtatactggctatatatcacaaacccctgagctGCCTTATcgctattataaactgattaccgacgtaattagagcagtaaaaataatgttttgtcataccagtggtatatggtctgatataccacgtctgtcagccaatcagcattcaggattcaaaccacccagtttataagaTGTCTTGACTTGACTTTATAAGATGtcttgaatacttatgtaatcatGATATAGTAGTGTTTTATATTTCTTTAATTATTTACAATTTTTtccatttttcttccactttgacattacagagaaTTTTGTGTaaatcgttgacaaaaaatgtacagttaaatccatttgaatcccatcttGTAATACAACAACaattggaaaaagtcaatgggcgTAAATACTTTCTGGAGTCACTGTTAATATTGGAATACAGTTGTTTTAAAATGTTATCATCAACTAGATCAGGGttccccaaactcggtcctgagTGCTACAGCTTTCTTCTCTCAGCTGGTGGTGAGCATCCTGGCTCAGAATAGGTCTATCTCCTACCCTGTATGCTAC comes from Salvelinus namaycush isolate Seneca chromosome 34, SaNama_1.0, whole genome shotgun sequence and encodes:
- the LOC120028492 gene encoding olfactory receptor 52J3-like; amino-acid sequence: MSVQTLNQTFSYHLQIASFDIPTPLTYPVFIMGLLLYLFSIFCNLTIMLLIITQRTLHKPMFYILFSLPLNDLLGISSMLPRVLSDIVMQTHSVYYPTCVFQAFLCHMYGGAVLFVLAAMSIDRYFAICKPLQYPSIMTPFTLCVIISAAWGLDMAMILTLFALQSRVKRCKAYILNIYCDNPSLLRLSCGEDLTTNNIYGLAMTAVMQIISVGIQLFSYINILVICIINRQSDTKSKAVNTCVAQLVTFLLFELTSTFVILSYRFQNIPPNAQKLCGMMIYLLLPIINPIIYGMKTKDIRTAFFMVVRKKKIAFK